Proteins encoded in a region of the Solanum dulcamara chromosome 9, daSolDulc1.2, whole genome shotgun sequence genome:
- the LOC129902296 gene encoding FT-interacting protein 7, whose protein sequence is MAKLIVQVLDASDLMPKDGQGSASPFVEVDFDEQRQRTQTKNKDLNPQWNEKLFFNIKNPRDLENQTISVYVYNDQRQGHHKNFLGRVKISGASIPFSDPEASVQRYPLDKRGLFSHIKGDIALRIYAILGGGDNVIPPVETEQQNVNNGEDRATPFQEINTNKFEEQYMKETEIKKTKKKKEPEVRTFHSIPARAPAPASGPPPPPVVIEKRADFAKTGGSMASNLMQMQMGGGPRPEFGLVETRPPLAARMGYWGRDKTASTYDLVEQMHFLYINVVKAKDLPVMDISGSLDPYVEVKLGNYKGVTRHYEKNQYPVWNSVFAFSKERLQSNLIEVTVKDKDFGKDDIVGKVVFDIAEVPLRVPPDSPLAPQWYRLVNKKGEKIPHGEIMLAVWMGTQADEAFPEAWHSDAHMASQHNLVNTRSKVYFSPKLYYLRVQVIEAQDLLPSDRSRIPEAYVKLQLGHQGRTTKPSQMRAINPVWSEELMFVASEPFEEYLIVDVMDRVPGKDELIGRAMISVKNFPTRFDNSKLPDAIWFNLLKPSHAADDDEKKKEVKFSSKIHLRIWVDAGYHVLDESTHFSSDLQPSSKFLRKPSIGILELGILSAKNLVPMKSKEGRITDSYCVAKYGNKWVRTRTLIDTLAPRWNEQFSWEVFDPCTVVTIGVFDNCHINGKDEARDQRIGKVRIRLSTLETDRIYTHFYPLLVLTPSGLRKHGELHLAIRFTCTAWVNMVAQYGRPLLPKMHYVQPISVRHIDWLRHQAMQIVAARLARAEPPLRREVVEYMLDVDYHMFSLRRSKANFFRIMALLSGFSAVHRWFDGICYWKNPLTTILVHVLFLILICYPELILPTIFLYLFVIGLWNYRFRPRAPPHMDARLSQAENAHPDELDEEFDTFPTSRPTDLVRMRYDRLRSVAGRVQTVVGDLATQGERALAILSWRDPRATAIFIILALIWAVFLYVTPFQLVAVLIGLYWLRHPRFRSRLPSVPVNFFKRLPSKSDMLL, encoded by the coding sequence ATGGCTAAGTTAATAGTACAAGTTCTTGATGCAAGTGATCTGATGCCTAAAGATGGACAGGGTTCAGCAAGTCCTTTTGTTGAAGTAGATTTTGATGAGCAACGACAAAGAACTCAAACAAAAAACAAAGATCTCAATCCCCAATGGAATGAAAAgcttttcttcaacatcaagAACCCAAGAGACCTTGAAAATCAGACAATCTCTGTCTATGTTTATAATGACCAAAGACAGGGACACCACAAGAATTTTCTTGGTCGTGTCAAGATTTCTGGTGCTTCTATCCCCTTTTCTGATCCTGAAGCTTCAGTTCAGAGATACCCACTTGATAAAAGAGGACTTTTTTCACATATCAAAGGTGATATTGCCTTAAGAATCTATGCAATTCTTGGCGGTGGTGATAATGTCATCCCGCCGGTGGAAACTGAGCAGCAGAATGTGAATAATGGTGAAGATAGAGCAACCCCTTTTCAAGAAATTAACACCAACAAATTTGAAGAGCAGTACATGAAGGAGACTGAAATCaagaagacgaagaagaagaaagagccaGAGGTAAGAACTTTTCATTCTATTCCGGCACGGGCACCGGCGCCGGCGTCTGGCCCACCACCTCCTCCGGTGGTTATAGAGAAAAGGGCTGATTTTGCAAAGACTGGTGGATCTATGGCTAGCAATCTAATGCAGATGCAAATGGGTGGTGGTCCAAGGCCTGAATTTGGGTTAGTGGAAACAAGGCCACCTTTGGCTGCAAGAATGGGGTATTGGGGTAGAGATAAGACTGCTAGTACTTATGATTTGGTGGAGCAAATgcattttttgtatattaatgTTGTCAAAGCTAAGGATCTTCCAGTTATGGATATATCAGGGAGTCTTGATCCTTATGTTGAGGTGAAACTTGGTAATTACAAAGGTGTTACAAGGCATTATGAAAAGAATCAATACCCTGTATGGAACAGTGTTTTTGCCTTCTCTAAAGAAAGACTTCAATCTAATTTGATTGAAGTTACTGTAAAAGATAAGGATTTTGGGAAAGATGATATTGTTGGCAAAGTTGTTTTTGATATTGCTGAAGTCCCTCTTCGTGTTCCACCAGATAGTCCTTTAGCTCCACAATGGTACAGGTTGGTTAATAAGAAAGGGGAGAAGATTCCACACGGTGAAATCATGCTTGCTGTTTGGATGGGAACTCAAGCTGATGAGGCTTTTCCTGAGGCTTGGCATTCTGATGCTCATATGGCTAGTCAACACAATTTGGTTAATACGCGCTCCAAAGTATATTTCTCCCCTAAATTGTATTATCTAAGAGTTCAAGTTATTGAAGCTCAGGATCTTTTGCCATCAGATAGAAGCCGGATACCTGAGGCTTATGTCAAGTTACAGCTTGGACACCAGGGAAGGACTACCAAGCCCTCACAGATGAGAGCCATTAATCCGGTGTGGAGTGAGGAGCTAATGTTTGTTGCATCTGAGCCTTTTGAGGAGTATTTGATAGTAGATGTTATGGATAGAGTACCGGGAAAAGATGAATTGATTGGCAGGGCTATGATATCGGTTAAAAATTTTCCAACCAGATTTGATAATTCTAAGCTACCAGATGCTATATGGTTCAATCTTCTCAAGCCTTCTCATGCAGCAGATGATGacgagaagaagaaagaagtgaagttcTCCAGCAAGATTCACCTTAGAATTTGGGTAGATGCTGGTTACCATGTTCTTGATGAGTCCACACATTTTAGCAGTGATCTTCAACCATCATCAAAGTTCTTGAGAAAGCCGAGTATTGGAATTCTTGAATTAGGTATTCTAAGTGCCAAGAATCTCGTGCCAATGAAGAGTAAAGAAGGTCGAATTACAGATTCATATTGTGTTGCTAAGTATGGGAATAAATGGGTTCGAACAAGAACACTCATTGATACTCTCGCTCCACGATGGAACGAGCAGTTCTCTTGGGAAGTGTTTGATCCGTGTACAGTTGTTACCATTGGGGTCTTTGACAATTGTCACATCAATGGCAAAGATGAAGCTAGAGATCAGAGGATTGGTAAAGTGAGAATTAGGTTATCGACTTTGGAAACTGATCGGATCTATACACATTTTTATCCATTGCTGGTTCTTACACCCTCTGGTTTAAGGAAACATGGAGAGCTTCATTTGGCCATAAGGTTCACTTGTACTGCTTGGGTGAACATGGTAGCACAATATGGGAGGCCATTGCTCCCGAAAATGCATTATGTGCAACCCATTTCCGTTAGGCATATTGATTGGTTGCGCCACCAGGCAATGCAGATAGTGGCTGCAAGGCTGGCCAGGGCTGAGCCACCTCTCAGAAGGGAGGTTGTTGAGTATATGCTGGATGTGGATTACCATATGTTCAGCCTCAGAAGAAGCAAAGCTAATTTCTTTCGCATAATGGCACTGCTTTCTGGGTTTTCCGCAGTTCATCGATGGTTTGATGGGATTTGCTATTGGAAAAACCCTTTGACGACTATCCTTGTCCATGTGCTCTTCTTGATATTGATTTGCTACCCAGAACTCATTTTGCCAACAATTTTCCTGTACCTGTTTGTAATTGGCTTGTGGAACTACAGGTTTAGGCCTAGAGCTCCACCCCACATGGATGCTCGCCTTTCGCAAGCTGAAAATGCTCACCCAGATGAGCTGGATGAAGAATTTGACACATTCCCTACTTCCCGGCCAACAGACCTCGTGAGAATGAGGTATGATCGACTAAGGAGCGTGGCCGGGAGGGTGCAAACTGTAGTTGGAGATTTGGCAACACAAGGTGAAAGGGCTCTTGCCATACTAAGCTGGCGGGATCCAAGGGCTACTGCTATATTTATAATCCTTGCATTGATCTGGGCTGTGTTTCTATATGTTACTCCATTCCAATTAGTTGCAGTGCTCATAGGCCTTTACTGGTTGCGCCATCCACGGTTCAGGAGCAGGCTGCCATCAGTACCTGTGAACTTCTTCAAGAGATTACCATCTAAGTCTGATATGCTTTTGTAA